One window of Scheffersomyces stipitis CBS 6054 chromosome 1, whole genome shotgun sequence genomic DNA carries:
- a CDS encoding fungal transcriptional regulatory protein, giving the protein MDAAKKKIRRSRNGCHNCKRLKIKCDEQKPVCSYCAKTRATCDYSIKLTWGGRPYRDTNKRPCMPEISDGIESLSSALEKASNGGQQFLLHNSEIFNNFLSGNMDVKISEDVDDHMRANPTQAAESKKFPNEDFFSSYSEDLARIEAYLPARSPNFGGDFFALSNSFHEIFATIPPSITPLPEILLHVPFYRNLMHFWVNVASDHLVPAPPHLYKDNPFKILLPQMAMEYPSILTTLLAFSASIRSSLVGANDTPEIVTDQLLSRSCHELLKLLKDSKTATSDYTLATVLLLSCYEVFNSKDFNKHRAHTVGARQIIMARNQSAIKKEQSSVIGTESDITFFLMRWFVYVDIIGALSSTRNNHNYISKSDNIHSYTPAESVTTLNELDKHIEQNPKRDIDHLLGFDVKFLPQFSEIALLIRRTNSYLSREGVDKDAIPFEIVARALEVKENLMKAYEIGERRRQKKLDEAIDHRIQQKKKQTNSTSPPNLTHLIEHDNTIRTTNKIFCDTGILNLYRRVLKIPRESSLVQDLANNIGSMQMKYIESRSPADICTIFCTFAAGCETQDGKMQQFFNDRFSCLIEMGNVNALKGLKIMKRCWETGEDWIVASRTLDIDMALL; this is encoded by the exons CATGCCCGAGATCTCGGATGGTATTGAGAGCTTATCCAGCGCACTAGAGAAAGCCTCTAATGGCGGCCAACAGTTCCTCTTGCATAACTCTgagattttcaacaacttcctCTCTGGAAATATGGACGTTAaaatttctgaagatgtagatgaTCATA TGCGGGCAAATCCTACTCAAGCTGCTGAATCAAAAAAATTCCCTAACgaagacttcttcagcagctaCTCGGAAGACTTAGCCAGAATCGAAGCGTATTTGCCAGCCCGACTGCCCAACTTTGGTGGAGACTTCTTTGCGCTCTCCAATTCATTCC ATGAGATCTTTGCCACGATTCCACCTCTGATAACACCTCTTCCAGAGATCTTGTTGCATGTACCTTTCTATCGTAACTTGATGCACTTCTGGGTCAACGTTGCCTCTGACCATCTTGTGCCAGCACCCCCACATTTGTATAAGGACAATCctttcaaaatcttgttgCCTCAGATGGCTATGGAGTATCCCTCTATTTTGACGACGTTGTTGgcattttcagcttctaTCAGATCGCTGTTGGTAGGTGCCAATGATACACCTGAGATTGTGACGGACCAGTTGCTCTCAAGATCTTGCCATGAGTTACtaaaattgttgaaagacAGCAAAACTGCAACTTCTGATTACACGTTGGCTACGGTACTTTTGCTTTCGTGTTACGAAGTGTTCAACTCAAAGGATTTCAATAAACATAGAGCGCACACTGTAGGAGCCAGACAAATCATCATGGCCAGAAACCAGTCTGCCATCAAAAAGGAACAGAGCTCTGTGATCGGCACTGAGAGTGATATCACATTCTTTTTAATGAGATGGTTTGTTTATGTGGATATCATTGGAGCGTTATCTTCCACTAGGAACAACCACAACTATATATCTAAAAGTGATAACATTCATTCGTACACTCCAGCCGAGTCGGTGACTACGTTGAATGAATTGGACAAACATATAGAACAGAATCCTAAACGAGACATCGACCATTTGCTTGGGTTTGACGTCAAATTCCTTCCTCAGTTTTCGGAGATTGCTCTTCTCATCAGACGAACCAACAGTTATCTTTCACGTGAAGGAGTTGACAAGGATGCAATTCCGTTTGAAATAGTAGCGCGAGCACTAGAAGTCAAggagaacttgatgaaggCATATGAGATAGGAGAACGTAGACGTCAGAAGAAGCTCGACGAAGCCATAGACCATCGTattcaacagaagaagaaacagaccAACAGCACTTCTCCTCCCAACTTGACTCATTTGATAGAACACGATAACACCATAAGGACCACCAATAAGATCTTCTGTGACACCGGGATTCTCAACTTGTACCGTCGAGTCCTCAAGATACCACGTGAATCGTCACTTGTGCAAGATCTTGCCAACAACATTGGCTCAATGCAAATGAAGTATATCGAGTCGCGTTCGCCAGCAGATATATGTACCATTTTCTGTACGTTTGCAGCCGGCTGCGAAACCCAAGATGGAAAAATGcaacaatttttcaacgACAGATTCAGCTGTTTGATAGAAATGGGTAATGTAAATGCGTTGAAAGGGttgaagataatgaaacGGTGCTGGGAAACAGGCGAGGACTGGATCGTGGCGTCCAGAACGTTGGATATAGATATGGCTTTACTTTGA